A region from the Triticum urartu cultivar G1812 chromosome 1, Tu2.1, whole genome shotgun sequence genome encodes:
- the LOC125551596 gene encoding protein CHUP1, chloroplastic-like, with the protein MVMEEFGGDVGNIASSPAARVREDASNEHEIFKLRDLVRSLQEREKTLEIQLLELYGLQEQGAAVRELENQLKINNVESQLYSLKIESLQSENQRLQTQLSESSKLTSQLELTKSKCKLLKKKLRLDAEQAKEKITSLQNIVDSFQCKEIIEGEVDGEAEKKLKRLEELENEARELRAANSRLQQENSHLTRRLEFTRLPPVPKSHNSMEVKTSEQVDGLKQENEKLSKEVEQLRTDRFADVEELVYLKWINACLRHELKNKGTPGPGAQTTAQDLSNTLSPKSEQTAKQLIMEYANVGADERSLSSIEFGSEYASSRASSSGEPDDTSIDMSSVTTPRNPKKKEKKKFFSKLRKLVLGKDKEENNFPTLERRVSISSCSFDDFTGRDSHDSYSSFLTEGAVSANQQHDDRSCVTPSFGSQRYSTEAGDGRYQRHGVKKNASFGSGRFSEHGSQFDSGEATIPEDVEIHKFAEALITSRTGSMSSRRTLSFS; encoded by the exons ATGGTTATGGAAGAATTTGGCGGAGACGTAGGCAATATCGCAAGCTCACCTGCAGCAAGAGTAAGGGAAGATGCATCTAATGAGCATGAAATTTTCAAGCTCAGAGATTTGGTTAGATCTCTGCAAGAAAGGGAAAAGACCCTGGAGATACAACTTTTGGAGTTGTATGGTTTGCAGGAGCAAGGTGCTGCAGTTAGGGAGCTTGAGAACCAACTGAAGATAAACAATGTCGAGTCACAGCTATACTCCTTGAAGATCGAATCCTTGCAATCTGAAAATCAGAGGTTACAAACACAGTTGTCTGAAAGCTCAAAGTTAACTTCCCAGCTTGAGTTGACAAAATCAAAATGCAAGCTGTTGAAAAAGAAGTTGAGACTGGATGCGGAACAAGCAAAGGAGAAAATCACTTCCCTTCAGAACATAGTTGATTCCTTTCAGTGTAAGGAGATTATTGAGGGAGAAGTTGACGGCGAGGCTGAGAAGAAATTAAAGAGGCTAGAGGAATTGGAAAATGAGGCAAGAGAGCTTAGAGCTGCAAATTCAAGGCTGCAGCAGGAGAATTCACACCTTACTAGGCGATTGGAGTTCACACGCCTACCGCCTGTACCCAAGTCCCACAATAGCATGGAG GTAAAAACATCAGAACAAGTTGATGGGTTGAAGCAAGAAAACGAGAAGTTGTCAAAAGAGGTTGAACAACTGCGGACTGACAGGTTTGCAGATGTTGAGGAGCTGGTATATCTTAAATGGATCAATGCTTGCCTGCGGCATGAGCTGAAGAACAAGGGGACTCCTGGTCCTGGGGCACAAACTACAGCACAGGATCTAAGCAACACCCTAAGCCCCAAATCTGAACAGACAGCCAAGCAATTGATAATGGAGTATGCCAATGTTGGTGCGGACGAGAGAAGTTTAAGCTCCATAGAATTTGGCTCAGAGTACGCTTCTTCAAGGGCATCATCAAGTGGCGAACCCGAtgacacatcgatcgatatgtcATCAGTCACAACGCCCAGAAACCcgaagaagaaagagaagaagaagTTTTTCTCTAAGCTACGGAAATTGGTACTGGGAAAAGATAAGGAAGAGAACAATTTCCCTACTTTGGAGAGGAGAGTGTCTATTTCGAGCTGTTCCTTTGATGACTTCACTGGAAGAGACTCGCATGATAGCTACTCTTCCTTCTTGACAGAAGGAGCCGTATCTGCCAATCAGCAGCATGACGATCGCAGCTGCGTTACGCCTTCTTTTGGCAGCCAAAGATATAGCACAGAAGCAGGAGATGGAAGATACCAGCGTCATGGGGTAAAAAAGAATGCATCTTTCGGATCCGGAAGATTCAGTGAACATGGTTCTCAGTTTGATAGTGGTGAGGCCACAATACCAGAAGATGTTGAGATCCACAAATTCGCCGAGGCACTGATTACATCAAGGACAGGTTCTATGTCATCCAGAAGGACATTATCCTTCAGCTAA